AGCAGAACATAAACGGGTCATGCCGCCATCAGAATCTACAATATATTCTCCTTTTACAGGTTTGAAATTTTTATCTAAGTATACTCTTGATACTGATTGAAGAATTTCATGGTTATTAATCATAATAAAACCTTCGCCAGCTGGATTTTTGATAATTCCTGCTCCGTCAGGTTGTGCACCAAAGATAAAATTTGGTGATTCTGCCAGTACGTCGTCTGAGCTGATCAGTGTGGTAATATTCAGGCTTTCGAAACCAGGCATGGTTTTTACCAATGAAGGGTTTACCGAGTAATCTTTAAGTGTAATGGGACTGGTCTCTGGGTTTTCTGCCTCATTATTCTTTTTACAGGCACTGATCACAACTGCCGAAGTAACGAATGCGGCAACAGCAAGGGCTAATGCCTTTTGCTTTAATAATGTTTTATTCATAATTTTTGTTTTCCGTTTGAGGCAAAATTACATGGGCTATGTTTCCGGAAATTAAAGTATATGTTAAGCTAAGCTGCGTCTGCTATTTAGAATTGTTCTTTAGATCAACAAATTAGGTAGGACTCGATAAAAATTTCAGTTCCTATTTAACTTCAGGTATATTGCATTTAAATAATCATCCTGCAATGAAAACGCATATTGTGAAAATCTTTGTTTTCTTTCTAATGGCCTTTGCCTTCGGTTGTGGAGGCAGCACTTCAAATAAAAGAAGTAATATAGTTATTGAAACCTCTGGCAAAAACATGCTTAGCGTAAAAAGTATGCATGATGATCTTTCCGTTTTGTGGTCGGCGATTAAGGAACTGCATCCCGGTTATGGATTTTATACTTCTCCTGCAGATTTGCAAAAAGCTTACGATAGTACTTATGCCTCAATTAAATCGCCGCTTACCGAAAGTCAGTTTATTGATCAGATTTATCCTTTTATGTGTGAGTTGAGGTGTGGGCACACGCAGTTAAAGCATGCTGAAGGATATAAACCTTCTATTAATGATACGGCCTCGCATCTTCCTTTTAAGGTGCTGGTTAGAAATCATCATGCCTGGATAACTGCACATCAAACTGCGGAGCTTCATACGGGTGATGAAATTATGAATATAAATGGCATACCCGTTTCAGCAATAATTAATCGGGGTTATGGCCTGTATTGTGGAGATGGTTATGGCGAAACATTTAAAGAATTATTTTTAAGCGAATATGATGGTTTTGAAGATGCCTGTAATAAATGTTACCATTGGAAAGGTCCCTATCAGATAAAACTACACACCGTTAATGGGGGCATAAAAAACATAAATGTGAAACCTGCAGAAAGCGGGGCAGTAACAACAGATCTAACATTAAAGCCCGTTGATAATTTTGCCAACTGGACTGTTGTTAAAGGTATTTCTGATGCTAGACTGAGGTTTTTCAATTCATCATCTACAGCATGGTTTTCGGCAACTCCATTTGCTTATGCAGATACCCTTGTCTATAAAAAGGCTTTCGCGGCAATCAAACAAAAAGGAATTAAAAACCTGATACTGGATTTAAGGCATAATACAGGTGGCGATATCAGGGTGGCTACACAATTGCTGTCTTATCTTGCCGATGGACCTTTTAATGTGGTAAAAGAAGTGAAATCAAGAGTTTCCGACCTTGCCAACAACCGTTTTGCAAAATATTTTGATAGTACCATAACGCAGGGTTTTATTCAAGGCTATAAAACGAGCAGCAAAACCGGCGATTGGTATCGTATTGAAGCCACACCGGCGTTCGGCCAGATTTATGGTCCTTTTCAATTGGCAAAAAAAGATCATTTTAATGGGAAGCTCCTTGTTTTAATCGATGGTGCTACCTTTTCATCAGGAGCACTACTTACTGCTGCTTTAAAGGCCCAGCGGAAAGGCATAAAATTTATCGGAAGAGAAACCGCAGGAGCAGAAGAAGGCTGCAATGGGGTAACTCTTCAGCATTTAACCTTGCCCAATACTAAAATTGTGGTCGATTTTCCATGGATGCGCGTAATTTCGATGGCTAAAAATCCAGTTAAAGGGCGAGGTATTATGCCCGATTATGTTGTAAACTACAAACCCGAAGATGTGGTACGCAATAACGATGTAGATTTAAGAAAGGCAATGAGTTTGGTTAGGTAATAGCAGCTTTGTAATTCATTCTGAATTTTGAAAATGGCTGATGTTATTAAAAGTATAAACAATATTGTTCTCATTCTTGCCTAAAGCTTTTTAGCGTACCGTTGTTATTGAATTGCAGGTCGTAGCGCTCACGACTGCCGTTAATGCTTGATGGAAACCAGCGCATACCATTATCCCAAATAGAAATGTAGGCCGTGGTGGTAGGCTTTGCACCTTCAATCTCAGCTGCCTTTTCGTTATAGATTTGTATCACTTTTTGTGCAGCTGCGAAATTTATTTTACTCAATGGAAATGTTCTGCGTTCGATGTTTCGGGCCAGTACTGGCTTTTGCTCAGACCAGGAACCATCTTTGTACTGGTAGGCATCTACATATTTAGGGTTTTCGGGATGCTGTAATGACAGGTTAATGGAGCCATCTTCATAAAAATGGACAGACTCATAAACTACAATTTCTTTGTTGCGGTACTTTGGCAGTTTTCTTAGTTTTTCCTCTGCGCTTTCCAGCTCAGCGGCACGTAGTATTCCTTTTCTGGCTTTTATTGCTGGTTTTTCTGCATCAATATTTTTTGCCCCGGTTTGTGGCAAGTTCATTTCCTTTAAAAATTCATTTACCCTTTTTTGGATTTCCTTACTGTTTGCTGGTGTTTGCTTTTGTTTTAGCAATTCAATATCATGAAAAAGATCTTTTGCCTTTTCCTGTATTTCGGGTGTATTAACTGTATCGCCATTTATAACTATAGTTTTTTCCTGCTGTTGCTGTAAGGTTGTTGTGGTAGATGTTTTTGTATCGCCTTTATACCCTCCATTTTCTCGAAGGCCTTTTTCCTGATCATATTTTTTAACTAAAGAATCATTAGGATGAAAGGTTTCATCTACACTTTTGGTAATCTGTTTACAACCAAGGCAAAGGAAGAAGCACATCATCACCAGACAGAAAATATTGTTTAAGTTCTTCATCAGAATTCTCCTTTAAGTTCGTTCAGGTCTTTTTCAAAAGCAATTTTTTGCGGATCTTCTTTGAGGTAAAAAATAGAATAGTATTCCTGCCTAACGCTGTCCAGATCAAGTAGATCTACTACCTTTTTAATGTTTGCCCGGTGCTTGTGATTAAAATCATCGGTAAATTCGAGTTCAAAATTGATCATTGGTTGCTCGTTGATATAAGTTCCGCTTTGGCTGACTTTGAGCACCCGGGCAGTAGTATGCGTACCTTTAAATTTGATCAGGTACAATTGACTGGGTTTGCTGGTAAACTTATGAGCGATAAAAGTGCCGAAAACACGGTAAACAAGCAGCATAAAGGCGCAAGTTAATAAAGGATGGCTAATACCCATAAAACGCCAGCCCATGCCTCTGCTTTCTAAATGATAAGAATAAACATAATACCCAACAACAATGGAGGTAAAGATTAGCCAGGCCAGGTTGGTAAGAAATATGATCATTTTTTTAATGCTTACTTCTGTAGTGGCAAAAATAAAATAAGGAACTTTGTTTACCTCTTTATCTAACAGAATGCCAACTGTTTTACCTGTTTCGTAACGGCGTTCATAAGGTTTTGCATCATTTACAGTGGTTTTATGCATAATTGTACTTCCCCTCAGGTTTTTAAACCGTAAGATAAGTTCGTAGGTATCGTAAGCCGCGCCTCTTTTATATATTTTTGATGACTCCAGTATTTTGGCCTCCCGGGGTTCGCCGGTAATTTTAAGTTTTTCTATATTACGTTTAATCGAAAAGGTGCGGATCACCCATTTCTGGTAATAACCGATTAATAATATAGCCCAAAGGAGTACGGATATAGCAAGCATGGAGAGCGGATACCAGGGATTCTCGCCCATCAGGTTGGATACGCTGTCGTCTTTAGTGTTGTAATAGATCAACATGGGGAACGGAATAGCGAAAAACAACATGTAAATGATCCAGAATATCGAAAATCCTCTCATGTTTTTTAGGTTAGATCGTGAATCTTTTTATCTTTTATTTAATTGTATGTTTGAGATTTCTAATTTATTGTACGCTGAGATGTATCATTCTTTCAATTTCCTTTAACACTTCTGTTTCAAATACTTCTTGCCTGATCTGGCTTTTGCGGTTGGTGCCAAATGGCTGGCTAATGGCGAAGCTTTTACCATATTTATTCTGTTTGTGCGATAAAGCGTAATGCAACAGGCCATCTTCTTGTACATGAAGGATATGTACATCTTCGAAAGCCATAATTTTACGGGTAAATAAACCAGGGATTTTTTTGTATACCTGCCTGGTGTATTGATCGAAAATATAGGTAGCGTTAAAATGAAAGATAAAATCGTAAACCGCCGTAAGTGCCGATACAAAACCTATGGCCATTATGCCCCAATACGTATTATAGTTGAGATCGAACATGGGCGTAACTACAAATATTCCTGCTGCCAGGAGTGCAAAAAATAAAATCTTGCCTTTGTAATCACGCTCAGGCTGAAAGCTGAGTTTGCCGTTTTCTATTTTTAAATGATATGCTGCCATGTTTTATAATTTCTCCTGTTTTTAGGTATTTAGGGTTGGCCTACAGCCAGGTGAAGGGAGCAGGCCTGTTAAATGCCATAGCTGTATATTTTTAAGTTTGTGGCAAGCCCATTATCGTACTTATTTCTTCGCTAAGTTTTTGAAGGGGTTTTGCTGTAAATAAAGTTTGTGCCAGTAAAATATGTCTGGTTTTATTGTCCTTTCTCATTACCATAATGGCCTGGATACTCACGGTAATAAAATAACTTTTTTGTTTCGAGATGAGAAAATGGTCAAAATCATCAAAACTATAGCTTACAGGAGCACTGAAGAAAAAACGTTTACGCTGTATTTCACGGCTTTGGTTGTCAAAAGCAATAACACCTGTTGTACGCAAGATACCCAGTACACCTACAAAGGCAAAGAAGGCAACGTATAAAAATGTCGCCTTGCTGGTGCTATATATCAGTAGAGCGATGATGGCAGCAATACAGCCCAAAGTTATGGTATAAAATAGTCCTTTTTGCACCTTTAATTTATAAGTATTACCTTCTTGTTCGAAATATTTAAATGTTTGCATGTTGTTTTAATTATTTGAAAATGAATTCGATATATTTTAATATCGATACTTCTTTTAGCCTCATTAAAGTACTGTCCAAACCATTTATCGAAGTTCTCTTTGTGTTTCTCCCGGGTAATTTTAATCAGAGTGTTTGATTACTTAAATGAAGCAACTACCTGATGATGGAGTTAGCGCATACGTTCAATGATTATATTTTCATTTCCTTCATCATCGGCTTCCAGGTATAAATTCCAGTTTAATTTTTCGGCTATTGCTAAAAAAGTTTTAAGGTATAACTGCTGATCTATATTTTTTTCTTTGCTACAAATAATATCAATCAAATTAATAAAGCCTGTTTGCCTTTTAGATGAAGAAAAATTTCCTTCTTTTGCTTCAACCAATGTGATGCTCGTCCACGGGAAATGATCGGCATTACATAGGCTTTGATGATCTTGCTTCACAAAATTTCCGGTCTGTAACAGCACATCCATTACGCTTCCGGTTTCTGCCTTCTTTTTGTGCTGCAGGTCGCTTTTAATGCTGTAATAGTTGTATCTGTCACTCCACATCATTTTTCTTTTTTAAAGTACAGTTAACGGTAGGGTGAATGATGGATCTACTAAAAAGGCATTTTTTTTACTTCAATTTTATTATCCTTGGCATATGTTTCTGCAAGTTTCCAAAGCGTACTGTACTTCTCTATAAATACATCGTACTGGCTGGTATCCAGTTCTGTTAAGGCCTTGTTAATTTCCTGCTCCGGCTCATGATTATCGATCATTTTAGCTATTTTAAGGTGCTCGGCTTTATAGCTCGTTAAAACATATTTGTACAATGTTATTGATGCATCAAGCATGGGTTTTGTTTCTGGAGTTGGCTGTAGTTTTTTTACCTTCTCCAAGTTCTTTTCAGCTCTGGCAATCGAATTTTTCAGGTATTCTTCGCAGCTAGTAACTTTACCTGGACCAGATACGTTTTTAAGATATTTCTGGTAACCTTCGAAATAGTATGTGCCGAAGCGCGATATGTCATTCGTGTTTAGGGCTGCCTGGTCGAAATATTCGTCAGGGTATTTACCATAAAGTTGCATGCGGTGATGGTAAAAACCATCACCATTAACATGACATTTTTGATGTTGAGGCGCATAAACTTCTTTTTAGTATTTACCAACAAATGAAGACTTGTCTTCAAACATTTTACCGATCAGCGGAATAGGTTTTAATGCACCATTAGCCGCATTGATGATGCCTATAATCCAAAGAATGATAAATGCATAACCCACAAATCCTAAAAAGGATAAACTAGGTACTATACTGGCAATGATGGTAAAGGCTATATTGAAAATAATACTTACAATGGCAAGACCTAGTGATTGCCTTAAATGATATTTAAGCAAAGCATCGGCTTTATCTTTTCCAGT
The nucleotide sequence above comes from Pedobacter riviphilus. Encoded proteins:
- a CDS encoding S41 family peptidase gives rise to the protein MKTHIVKIFVFFLMAFAFGCGGSTSNKRSNIVIETSGKNMLSVKSMHDDLSVLWSAIKELHPGYGFYTSPADLQKAYDSTYASIKSPLTESQFIDQIYPFMCELRCGHTQLKHAEGYKPSINDTASHLPFKVLVRNHHAWITAHQTAELHTGDEIMNINGIPVSAIINRGYGLYCGDGYGETFKELFLSEYDGFEDACNKCYHWKGPYQIKLHTVNGGIKNINVKPAESGAVTTDLTLKPVDNFANWTVVKGISDARLRFFNSSSTAWFSATPFAYADTLVYKKAFAAIKQKGIKNLILDLRHNTGGDIRVATQLLSYLADGPFNVVKEVKSRVSDLANNRFAKYFDSTITQGFIQGYKTSSKTGDWYRIEATPAFGQIYGPFQLAKKDHFNGKLLVLIDGATFSSGALLTAALKAQRKGIKFIGRETAGAEEGCNGVTLQHLTLPNTKIVVDFPWMRVISMAKNPVKGRGIMPDYVVNYKPEDVVRNNDVDLRKAMSLVR
- a CDS encoding DUF4870 domain-containing protein, with product MDNKTLSIISYITLIGWLVAYFTGKDKADALLKYHLRQSLGLAIVSIIFNIAFTIIASIVPSLSFLGFVGYAFIILWIIGIINAANGALKPIPLIGKMFEDKSSFVGKY